The Deltaproteobacteria bacterium genome window below encodes:
- a CDS encoding class I SAM-dependent methyltransferase, producing the protein MPHKFDPAGIERLLREDRIAPFTPREFLIDSGLRSGMVMADLGCGPGFFTKPAVDIVGSVGRVYALDTQEEMLTELKRRVHAYNLKAVRNEESSVQLNDASVDFALMAFVFHELHDRVAVLAEMRRMLKKGGIFVLMDWQKKVEERGPPFEERIDAAVALDEVMAAGFISVTLKSINASHYVVSAVS; encoded by the coding sequence GTGCCGCATAAATTCGACCCCGCAGGCATAGAGCGGCTTTTAAGGGAAGACCGTATTGCGCCGTTTACGCCGCGCGAGTTCCTCATAGACTCGGGGCTTCGCTCCGGCATGGTCATGGCGGATTTGGGCTGCGGCCCTGGTTTTTTCACAAAGCCCGCAGTCGATATAGTCGGAAGTGTGGGCAGGGTGTATGCCCTCGATACGCAGGAAGAGATGCTGACGGAGCTTAAGCGGCGCGTGCATGCGTACAATCTCAAGGCTGTAAGGAACGAGGAGAGCTCGGTTCAGTTAAACGACGCCTCCGTTGATTTCGCGCTCATGGCCTTCGTGTTCCACGAGCTTCATGACAGGGTAGCGGTTCTTGCGGAAATGAGGCGCATGCTAAAAAAGGGCGGCATATTCGTCCTCATGGACTGGCAAAAAAAGGTAGAGGAGCGCGGGCCGCCTTTTGAGGAAAGGATAGACGCTGCAGTTGCGCTCGACGAGGTAATGGCCGCAGGGTTCATAAGCGTTACGTTAAAGAGCATCAATGCTTCGCACTATGTCGTAAGCGCTGTTTCTTGA
- a CDS encoding methyl-accepting chemotaxis protein, giving the protein MFGHLSLGKKLTLGFLVIAVLLLIVGGFGYRSLDRVADDNAATQRTFAHADAAMEIKHNLALERLFFMELLASEDLTDFESVWGEHEEASSAFVAYSNALLNGAEVEGERIEAIKNEKLRALVSKSLSTYANEILPRFKELKPVITELHETRGKIASLGAKEVAAERALEAKLATLVKEANRIDSELDDNGRHMDTILAELERARKGDIQSIFASAETHASSSKTITITSIIIGFGAAILLGIIMARRISRPIYAVINELSGGADQVHDAAAQLSSSSQQLSQNASEQASTLEETSASIQQVFSMVKQNAENSDQANKMASGAKMTAERGAKTVFEMIDGMNQINKGSSEVSKIIKVINEIAFQTNLLALNAAVEAARAGEHGKGFAVVAEEVRNLAKRSAEAAKETTSLIEQSVLLASQGSAKASEAGGVLSGIVDTNKKMEDLVSEISAASREQSDGLEQVTKAITQIDDVTQQISAASEESAASAEELASQADSMKVLVEKLGSIIDGSSRAGSAVAGNTRIGKTAAPGSNAVPTRKITTGKKTTQQKGNGHAKPAKAVVAAPRERFAKVIPLNDKEEDEFKEF; this is encoded by the coding sequence ATGTTTGGCCATTTAAGTCTCGGAAAAAAACTTACCCTCGGCTTCCTTGTCATAGCCGTTCTGCTGTTAATCGTCGGCGGCTTTGGTTACAGGAGCCTCGACAGGGTTGCCGACGACAATGCAGCAACACAGCGCACATTCGCCCACGCAGACGCTGCCATGGAAATCAAGCATAACCTCGCGCTCGAGAGGCTCTTCTTTATGGAACTTCTTGCCTCAGAAGATCTGACTGATTTCGAAAGCGTATGGGGAGAGCACGAAGAAGCATCCTCTGCCTTCGTGGCCTATTCAAACGCGCTGCTTAACGGAGCAGAGGTCGAAGGCGAGCGCATCGAGGCCATAAAGAACGAAAAACTAAGGGCCCTGGTATCTAAATCCCTTTCAACATACGCAAATGAAATACTGCCAAGGTTCAAGGAACTCAAACCTGTCATAACCGAACTGCACGAAACCAGGGGAAAAATCGCCTCCCTTGGCGCAAAAGAGGTAGCGGCCGAAAGGGCCCTGGAGGCAAAGCTTGCTACCCTCGTTAAAGAGGCCAATCGAATAGACTCGGAGCTTGACGATAACGGCCGGCACATGGACACAATACTTGCGGAACTCGAACGTGCTCGCAAGGGAGATATTCAAAGCATCTTCGCCTCGGCAGAGACGCATGCCTCATCCTCCAAGACAATCACAATTACATCCATTATAATAGGCTTCGGCGCAGCAATTTTACTTGGCATAATCATGGCAAGACGCATATCAAGGCCCATATACGCCGTGATAAACGAGCTTTCCGGCGGCGCAGACCAGGTGCATGACGCCGCTGCCCAGCTATCTTCGTCAAGCCAGCAGCTCTCTCAAAACGCAAGTGAGCAGGCAAGCACCCTCGAGGAAACGAGCGCATCCATCCAGCAGGTGTTCTCCATGGTCAAACAGAATGCCGAGAACTCCGACCAGGCAAACAAGATGGCATCCGGCGCGAAGATGACGGCAGAGCGCGGCGCAAAAACAGTATTCGAGATGATAGACGGCATGAACCAGATAAACAAGGGAAGCTCCGAGGTTTCGAAAATCATAAAGGTCATAAACGAAATCGCCTTCCAGACAAACCTCCTTGCGCTAAACGCCGCAGTAGAGGCGGCAAGGGCAGGCGAGCACGGCAAGGGCTTTGCCGTTGTAGCCGAAGAGGTAAGGAACCTCGCAAAAAGATCGGCCGAGGCTGCAAAGGAAACCACCTCTCTTATCGAGCAGTCAGTGCTTCTTGCGAGCCAGGGCTCTGCAAAGGCCTCGGAAGCAGGTGGCGTGCTCTCGGGCATAGTGGACACCAATAAAAAGATGGAAGACCTTGTAAGCGAAATCAGTGCGGCAAGCAGAGAGCAAAGCGACGGGCTCGAGCAGGTGACCAAGGCAATCACCCAAATTGACGACGTAACGCAGCAGATATCGGCAGCGAGCGAGGAAAGCGCGGCAAGCGCCGAGGAACTAGCCTCTCAGGCCGACTCGATGAAGGTACTCGTTGAAAAGCTCGGCTCCATCATCGACGGCAGTAGCCGGGCAGGCTCGGCTGTTGCCGGGAATACACGCATCGGCAAAACGGCAGCTCCCGGCAGTAATGCCGTACCAACAAGAAAGATTACGACAGGCAAAAAAACTACGCAGCAAAAGGGCAACGGCCACGCAAAGCCGGCAAAGGCCGTGGTAGCAGCGCCAAGAGAACGCTTTGCAAAGGTTATTCCGCTAAACGATAAAGAAGAGGACGAGTTCAAGGAATTCTAA
- a CDS encoding O-acetyl-ADP-ribose deacetylase encodes MEARIAGKKVQLVTGDITKETTEAIVNAANSALAGGGGVDGAIHMAGGPEIMAECRRIGGCPTGSAVMTGGGNLKARFVIHAVGPVFRDGKGVDREHLKGAYRTSLQIAAERGIVSIAFPSISTGAYGYPVEQASRIALKTIIGFLKEHEEVRLVRMVLFSEKDYNVYAEALKALIR; translated from the coding sequence ATGGAAGCGCGCATAGCAGGAAAGAAGGTACAGCTCGTAACAGGCGATATAACGAAAGAAACGACCGAGGCCATAGTGAATGCCGCGAATAGCGCCCTTGCCGGAGGCGGCGGAGTCGACGGCGCCATACACATGGCAGGCGGGCCGGAGATAATGGCCGAGTGCAGAAGGATCGGCGGCTGCCCCACGGGGAGCGCCGTTATGACCGGCGGCGGCAACCTTAAGGCAAGGTTCGTTATACACGCCGTTGGCCCTGTTTTCAGGGACGGCAAGGGCGTTGACCGGGAGCACTTGAAGGGCGCGTACAGAACGAGCCTTCAGATAGCGGCGGAGAGGGGAATCGTGTCCATTGCGTTTCCGTCGATAAGCACAGGGGCCTACGGATATCCGGTAGAGCAGGCCTCGAGAATAGCGCTAAAGACGATAATAGGATTTTTGAAGGAACACGAAGAAGTGCGGCTTGTTAGGATGGTGCTTTTTTCGGAAAAGGATTATAACGTTTATGCCGAGGCGTTAAAGGCCCTTATCAGGTAG